In a genomic window of Amyelois transitella isolate CPQ chromosome 29, ilAmyTran1.1, whole genome shotgun sequence:
- the LOC106131181 gene encoding angiotensin-converting enzyme, which translates to MSSKPTKWQLGIVTLTILFITFQTYNCDENGEIFDMINKNTLEFNRIASDIAWKSSIDPDDQNLPRISGNYQKNRIMWQQSMCDRLATLNWYSLNETYHRMAYLLCRGPRFSFQEASNLRTIYNELQSIYANNKICIQSENIISKSYLSELEREITKYLNKENPLDLPNDSNKIVCLVGESEVGNMMAMSRNEEVLKWLWASWREMGSKLKKPYEELVKIENMAARRNGYTDIGEAWREDLEVPKLRSLCRRLYNSIKPLYTLLHGVARFFLRIHYGNIVPERGYIPAHLFGDLWSQNWDSIIDIMTPQSIDLDDSMKRQNWTVFHMVKRAEDFYQSLGLPAMTETFWRESVFTQENGVARCHGAAADMFKDGDYRLIYCAGTTMQDFYVLHHEMGHIQYYIAYEDQPGLFRQANTALHESIGDSIMYGVMTPQHLHRLGLINDSVLYDNGKDRKNYNFNEVDDNIERTTEETFDNKETEINENVFIDIESTDDLIVLKQALNKIPQIPFSLITDEYRWQYFEGNIDKDNENSVFWNMVQELSGITYPVERGEKYFDVGAKFHVPDNTPYIRYFLSSFLQHQIFEGLCKAAVFGRRDVTEDVPDTITPNRCDIYGSKSAGKILRDLMSQGHSEHWRIILSSTLGIEEISSESLLRYYRRLQDILQRFVVKYHVPIGW; encoded by the exons ATGTCATCGAAACCAACAAAATGGCAGCTAGGTATAGTAACGCTCACAATATTGTTCATTACATTCCAAACATACAACTGTGACGAAAATGGTGAAATCTTCGATatgataaacaaaaacacGTTGGAATTCAACCGCATCGCCTCGGATATAGCATGGAAATCTTCGATTGACCCTGACGATCAGAATTTACCCAGAATTTCGGGTAATTACCAGAAAAATAGGATAATGTGGCAACAAAGTATGTGCGACAGACTGGCAACACTGAACTGGTATTCGCTTAATGAAACGTATCACAGAATGGCTTATCTTCTCTGCCGAGGTCCAAGGTTCAGTTTTCAAGAAGCTAG CAATTTAAGAACCATATACAATGAACTACAGTCTATATacgcaaataataaaatttgtatacaATCAGAGaatattatatcaaaatcATATTTATCCGAACTCGAACGTGAAATAACCAAATATTTGAACAAAGAAAATCCTCTAGACTTACCAAATGATTCAAATAAAATCGTATGTTTGGTTGGCGAGAGTGAAGTAGGAAACATGATGGCTATGTCAAGAAATGAAGAAGTATTGAAATGGCTGTGGGCTTCGTGGAGGGAGATGGGTTCAAAGTTGAAGAAACCCTACGAAGAATTGGTGAAGATTGAGAATATGGCTGCTCGACGTAATG GGTACACAGACATAGGAGAAGCTTGGCGTGAAGATCTCGAGGTGCCAAAGCTGAGGTCGTTATGTAGACGACTGTACAATAGCATAAAGCCTCTGTACACTTTACTTCATGGTGTTGCAAGGTTCTTCCTAAGAATACATTACGGCAACATTGTGCCGGAGAGAGGCTACATACCTGCACATTTATTTG GAGATTTATGGTCgcaaaattgggattcaatCATTGACATAATGACACCACAATCAATTGACCTGGACGATAGTATGAAGCGACAAAACTGGACCGTATTTCATAtg GTGAAACGTGCAGAAGATTTCTACCAGTCGCTTGGCCTGCCTGCCATGACAGAGACTTTTTGGCGCGAATCCGTGTTTACGCAAGAAAATGGCGTCGCGAGGTGTCATGGCGCTGCGGCGGACATGTTTAAAGATGGCGATTATAg GCTGATCTACTGTGCGGGCACAACAATGCAAGACTTCTACGTCCTTCACCATGAAATGGGTCATATACAATACTATATTGCTTATGAAGACCAGCCTGGACTATTTAGG caAGCCAACACGGCTTTGCATGAAAGCATTGGAGACTCAATAATGTACGGTGTGATGACGCCTCAACATTTACATAGACTTGGTTTAATAAACGATTCTGTTTTATATGATAATGGAAAAGacagaaaaaattataatttcaacgAAGTAGATGATAATATTGAAAGAACTACTGAAGAAACATTTGACAATAAAGaaacagaaataaatgaaaatgtctTTATAGATATTGAATCAACTGATGATCTTATAGTTCTAAAACAAGCTTTAAACAAAATACCACAAATACCATTTTCGCTTATCACAGACGAGTACAGGTGGCAATATTTCGAAGGAAATATAGATAAAGATAACGAGAACAGTGTGTTTTGGAATATGGTACAAGAATTGAGTGGAATTACTTATCCCGTTGAGAGGGGAGAGAAGTATTTTGATGTTGGAGCCAAATTCCACGTTCCTGACAATACGCCTTATATAAg ATACTTCCTCAGCAGCTTCCTCCAGCACCAGATCTTCGAGGGGTTGTGCAAAGCCGCGGTGTTCGGGAGACGTGACGTTACAGAGGACGTGCCTGACACGATCACTCCTAACCGCTGTGATATATACGGTTCTAAGAGTGCTGGGAAGATACTGAG agATCTCATGTCCCAAGGCCACTCCGAACACTGGAGGATAATACTGTCATCGACGCTTGGAATTGAAGAAATATCATCGGAGTCTCTTTTGCGATACTACCGGCGACTACAAGATATTTTGCAGAGATTCGTCGTAAAATATCACGTTCCTATTGGCTGGTAA